A stretch of the Oceanicola sp. D3 genome encodes the following:
- a CDS encoding IclR family transcriptional regulator C-terminal domain-containing protein produces MSKSTKDPAADSASKTGEIPGTGLLSKALNILECVGASDGRPRIKEIAEATGYAKPTLYRILAALTTREFVQVDPRDHAYELGPKFTELAGAVAQNSDLISISAAAMKRLAEKYGEAVSLGVLAGTAQQTIARKEGLGVAVAGTIGARKPLYCTSLGKALLAWQPEAVLAALLDDLTYEPLTEHTHRGAAALRADLAAVRMRGFALDNEEIVPGAKCVAVPILAPDGVAIAALSVSAPAHRMADSRRQDIAIELQSAAREISGALAESAPGNYRGPDLPEWLAPLSGLSTFATVQLFDGPGGTPLACDGPGAALLNATDGAPLSSFSAPLRAACHPGAGDVVLAIAGSTLWRVDLSQPGEDGTHAATRLADAPELAEVDGLVAVDGTLYAAAGPRILKLDTDGRCTPLHARRRPGSGLKTRDGTLVFATDDGLAALDPSTGTERLIVPLDPAGLADFALAPGGRVWLARHDAWGLDMLAGTAAPVHLPLPVPTASALHIDAAGTLRIGTARLSLSSAQLDLAPLAGSLFTVDAARAPLP; encoded by the coding sequence ATGAGCAAATCAACCAAGGACCCTGCGGCAGACAGTGCCAGCAAGACCGGGGAGATTCCCGGCACCGGGCTGTTGTCCAAGGCGCTCAACATCCTCGAATGCGTCGGCGCATCTGATGGGCGCCCCCGGATCAAGGAAATCGCCGAGGCCACGGGCTATGCCAAGCCAACGCTCTACCGCATCCTTGCCGCCCTCACGACCCGCGAGTTCGTGCAGGTCGACCCGCGCGACCATGCCTATGAGCTGGGTCCAAAGTTCACCGAGCTTGCGGGCGCCGTTGCGCAAAACTCCGACCTGATCTCCATCTCCGCCGCCGCGATGAAACGCCTCGCCGAGAAATACGGCGAAGCGGTGAGCCTTGGCGTGCTGGCGGGCACCGCGCAGCAAACCATCGCCCGCAAGGAGGGCCTCGGCGTTGCTGTCGCGGGCACCATCGGCGCGCGCAAACCCCTCTATTGCACCTCGCTCGGCAAGGCCCTGCTGGCGTGGCAGCCCGAGGCGGTGCTGGCCGCGCTGCTGGATGACCTCACCTACGAGCCGCTGACGGAGCACACCCACCGTGGCGCAGCAGCGCTGCGCGCCGATCTGGCGGCGGTGCGGATGCGCGGCTTCGCGCTCGACAACGAAGAGATCGTGCCCGGCGCAAAATGCGTCGCCGTGCCGATCCTCGCGCCGGACGGGGTGGCGATTGCCGCGCTCAGCGTGTCCGCCCCCGCCCACCGGATGGCCGACAGCCGCCGCCAGGACATCGCCATCGAACTGCAATCGGCCGCGCGTGAGATATCTGGCGCCCTTGCCGAGAGCGCTCCGGGCAACTACCGCGGGCCGGACCTGCCCGAATGGCTCGCCCCCCTGTCCGGCCTGTCGACCTTCGCCACCGTGCAGCTGTTCGATGGGCCCGGCGGCACCCCGCTGGCCTGCGACGGGCCCGGCGCAGCGCTGCTGAACGCCACGGACGGCGCGCCGCTTTCCAGCTTTTCCGCCCCCCTGCGGGCGGCCTGCCACCCCGGCGCGGGCGATGTGGTCCTCGCCATCGCCGGAAGCACCCTTTGGCGGGTGGACCTGTCTCAACCCGGCGAAGACGGCACCCATGCTGCAACCCGGCTTGCCGATGCGCCCGAACTGGCCGAGGTTGACGGATTGGTGGCCGTCGATGGCACGCTCTACGCCGCCGCCGGCCCTCGCATCCTCAAGCTCGACACCGACGGGCGCTGCACGCCGCTACACGCGCGCCGCCGCCCCGGCAGCGGGCTGAAAACGCGAGATGGCACCTTGGTCTTTGCCACCGATGACGGCCTCGCCGCGCTTGACCCTTCCACCGGCACCGAACGGCTGATCGTGCCGCTGGACCCGGCAGGCCTGGCCGATTTCGCGCTCGCCCCCGGCGGCAGGGTCTGGCTGGCGCGGCACGATGCCTGGGGGCTGGACATGCTGGCAGGCACTGCCGCGCCCGTGCATCTCCCCCTGCCCGTGCCCACCGCCAGCGCCCTCCATATC